In Malus sylvestris chromosome 15, drMalSylv7.2, whole genome shotgun sequence, a single genomic region encodes these proteins:
- the LOC126601356 gene encoding chorismate mutase 2-like — MAAESNSKSDILTLEKVREALIKQEDTIISRLIQRANFPLNSPAYDEGKFPSFPGSLLQFVVKETEALQSKVGRYENPEEHPFFPESLPLSLLPPPANPPVLHPAAGSIKINEKIWEFYFDELLPLFAAPGDDGSYASAASSDLDCLQAISRRIHYGYYVAEVKFKGSPQDYEPAIRDQDRDGLMKLLTFVDVEEMVKKRVAKKAKVLGQEVSLVDNANAKTDKHNASEKYKVDPSVVSRLYEEWIMPLTKLVQVEYLLRRLD, encoded by the exons ATGGCCGCTGAATCGAACTCCAAGAGTGATATTTTGACGCTCGAGAAAGTGAGAGAGGCATTGATTAAACAAGAAGACACCATAATTTCCCGGCTGATTCAGAGAGCAAACTTCCCTTTGAATTCTCCGGCGTACGACGAAGGAAAGTTTCCATCTTTTCCTGGTTCTCTCCTTCAATTCGTTGTCAAGGAGACAGAAGCCCTCCAATCCAAG GTTGGTCGGTATGAAAATCCAGAAGAACATCCGTTTTTCCCGGAAAGTTTACCCCTTTCGTTGCTGCCGCCTCCGGCAAATCCACCG GTATTGCATCCTGCTGCAGGTTCGATTAAAATAAACGAAAAGATTTGGGAGTTCTATTTCGACGAACTGCTTCCTCTGTTTGCTGCCCCCGGCGACGATGGAAGCTATGCATCAGCTGCTTCTAGTGATCTTGATTGCTTACAG GCCATCTCTAGACGGATTCATTACGGATACTATGTAGCCGAGGTTAAATTCAAGGGTTCCCCTCAAGACTACGAACCAGCGATTCGCGATCAG GATAGGGACGGTTTGATGAAATTGTTGACATTTGTGGATGTGGAAGAGATGGTGAAGAAACGAGTTGCGAAGAAGGCAAAGGTGTTAGGGCAAGAAGTAAGCCTAGTTGACAATGCCAATGCTAAAACCGACAAACACAACGCAAGTGAAAAATACAAGGTTGATCCATCGGTAGTTTCTCGCCTCTACGAAGAATGGATAATGCCGCTCACGAAGCTTGTTCAAGTTGAGTATCTTCTTCGCCGCCTAGACTAG